The Danio rerio strain Tuebingen ecotype United States chromosome 1, GRCz12tu, whole genome shotgun sequence genome includes a region encoding these proteins:
- the mief2 gene encoding mitochondrial dynamics protein MID49: MYYSGKRRGEDGIAAVIDFLLSNARLVLGVGGAAVLGIATLAVKRLIERAGRPPDEEPDKKMTDSWEELSLVSASPKLLHKGIEGVVMKQIAAATKKAELSQPIPMPSSEPQRCDADPPPPQRRKRMDLCVLTFADRLQQYYRTRVCLSAEEVCVAQQRALDIATEIQAFLHSKHPDMPLGDMTLAGSLLDDLQVVTADHACLIVPLQLESSLWTPIAGEDTFLGHPQYCMVRRENLEYFPRGRSYWDRHLLGAYLSSRLVCEQLSKAVMESMNWPSLTGTLECEVRPVLGSPELKLEIQGLTQSSHDSGERFYITVLPTVRLGQMTLMAQREITGSFDYVWYQSLYSSETARLAALDQADSGARRKCLKTLKAVCRNCPALRKLNGSHISNVVLHMSEKETDWSESAFSNRFLQAITELIGYLETGVLPSYFKANVNLFQGFTEDDIDEMGFMLYCAVTEPEILLI, translated from the exons ATGTATTACTCTGGTAAAAGGCGAGGAGAAGATGGAATTGCTGCTGTAATTGACTTCCTGTTGTCCAATGCACGGCTGGTGCTGGGGGTCGGTGGAGCTGCGGTGCTGGGCATTGCCACATTAGCTGTGAAACGg CTGATAGAGCGGGCCGGCAGACCTCCTGATGAGGAACCTGACAAGAAGATGACGGACAGCTGGGAGGAGTTGAGCCTGGTCAGCGCCTCTCCTAAACTGCTCCACAAGGGGATTGAAGGAGTAGTCATGAAACAGATCGCTGCTGCCACCAAGAAAG cgGAGTTGTCCCAGCCCATCCCGATGCCCTCCTCAGAGCCACAGCGGTGTGATGcagatcctcctcctcctcaaagGCGGAAGCGGATGGATCTGTGTGTGTTGACGTTTGCAGATCGTCTGCAGCAGTACTACAGGACTAGAGTGTGTCTGTCCGCAGAGGAGGTGTGTGTCGCGCAGCAGCGAGCGCTAGACATCGCCACAGAGATCCAGGCCTTCCTGCACTCCAAACACCCCGACATGCCCCTGGGAGACATGACTCTGGCCGGGTCGCTGCTCGATGACCTGCAGGTGGTGACCGCTGACCATGCGTGTCTGATCGTGCCTCTACAG TTGGAGTCGAGTCTGTGGACTCCTATTGCGGGCGAGGATACATTTTTGGGTCACCCTCAGTACTGCATGGTGCGGCGGGAAAACCTTGAGTACTTTCCGAGGGGACGCAGCTACTGGGATCGCCATCTATTGGGTGCATATTTGTCATCGCGGCTTGTCTGTGAGCAACTCAGCAAAGCGGTGATGGAATCGATGAACTGGCCTTCGCTGACCGGCACCCTGGAGTGCGAGGTGCGACCGGTGCTTGGGTCTCCAGAGCTCAAACTGGAGATTCAAGGCTTAACCCAAAGCAGTCACGACAGCGGAGAACGCTTCTATATCACAGTGTTGCCAACAGTGCGCCTTGGCCAAATGACGCTAATGGCGCAGAGAGAGATCACCGGCTCGTTCGATTACGTGTGGTACCAGAGCCTATACAGCAGTGAAACAGCTAGGCTAGCAGCGCTTGACCAAGCAGACTCAGGAGCCAGAAGAAAGTGCCTGAAAACACTAAAGGCGGTGTGTCGCAACTGTCCTGCGCTGCGCAAGCTAAACGGAAGCCATATTAGCAATGTCGTCCTGCACATGAGTGAAAAGGAAACAGACTGGTCAGAATCTGCGTTCTCCAACAGGTTTCTGCAGGCGATAACTGAGCTAATCGGATACCTGGAGACTGGCGTCTTGCCTAGCTACTTCAAAGCTAACGTCAATCTGTTTCAGGGTTTTACAGAGGACGACATTGATGAAATGGGCTTCATGCTGTACTGTGCTGTAACTGAACCTGAGATTCTACTGATTTAA